Proteins encoded together in one Apis cerana isolate GH-2021 linkage group LG4, AcerK_1.0, whole genome shotgun sequence window:
- the LOC108002156 gene encoding ATPase family gene 2 protein homolog A isoform X1, with product MTSKVKESGRKSLSSWMTCEICQSILSQKDLTIHHTNCPPNFETWNHDFIYNNVLYSTVETYNSLEQPKNIHVRALDDMVFISQSALQLCEIAIGDSVLVTVGENKVVKTAWPTKDKSLTSVSITKHAIELNNLRGLVKIQKLDCLINGAKEFIICNVGKHTLPEVNIELNIILKNYNEQKIFAVGNKFSIPFYGKKLIYKIIKIISDNCGENINLPQQFKQLNFADQIHDIKFYKAFYNTKWTILNEEQNKKQEEYKKIIYKIQDIGGYDKVIEDIKDVLDIGLGKSRNLGDFYISKGILLYGTAGVGKSIISNALISEYDINSVTIYSSDIYSKSLGETEKKLQDIFMEAKAKAPSIILIEEIDSLCPKRSTSSTDHERRVLSQLITLFDDIQNTNNNVVILATTSKLDFVDSSLRRPGRIDKEFEIYVPTPSMRADIFKKMLSKIPNTLSLEDIQNIAFVTHGFVGADLYGLCSQAILNVVKRQPKTNVATDFSTDFSKVTISDFNRALTVIKPSAMKEVLIEVPNVRWSDIGGQKDLKLKLKQAIEWPLCHPEVFFRMGITPPKGVLMFGPPGCSKTMVAKALATESKVNFLNIKGPELFSKWVGESEKAVREVFRKARQVSPSIIFIDEIDALGGERSSSVTTGSNVQERVLAQLLTELDGVTALGSVTLVAATNRPDKIDKALLRPGRLDRIIYVPLPDYETRQEIFDIKLRNMPIAEDVHIQDLVDHTEGYSGAEIQAICHEAAIKALEEDLNATIITKEHFKAALTIITPRTPPSLINLYNDYINKIY from the exons atgacttcaaaagtaaaagaaagtgGGAGAAAAAGTCTTTCTTCTTGGATGACATGTGAAATATGTCAGAGTATTTTATCACAAAAAGATTTAACAATACATCACACTAATTGTCCACCTAATTTTGAAACCTGGAATcatgatttcatttataataatgtattatatagtaCTGTAGAAACATATAATTCATtag AACAGccaaaaaatatacatgtaagGGCGCTTGATGACATGGTATTTATATCACAATCTGCTTTGCAATTATGTGAAATTGCAATAGGAGATTCTGTCCTTGTAACTGTTGGAGAAAACAAAGTTGTTAAAACTGCATGGCCAACTAAAGATAAAAGTTTAACCAGTGTTTCAATAACAAAACAcg caatagaattaaataatcttcgaGGTTTAGTCAAGATCCAAAAATTAGATTGTCTTATTAATGGTGCTaaggaatttataatttgtaatgttGGAAAACACACATTGCCAGAAGTAAATATAGAACTTAacataatacttaaaaattataatgaacaaaaaatatttgctgtAGGTAATAAATTCAGTATACCTTTTTAtggcaaaaaattaatttataagattatcaaaattatatcagaTAATTGtggagaaaatattaatttgcctCAACAGtttaaacaattgaattttgCTGATCAAATAcatgatatcaaattttataaagcattttataatacaaaatggacaattttaaatgaagaacaaaataagaaacaggaagaatacaagaaaattatatataaaatacaagacATTGGAGGATATGACAAAGTAATAGAAGATATCAAAGATGTTCTTGATATTGGTCTTGGTAAATCTCGAAATCTTGGTGATTTTTACATTAGTaaaggaatattattatatggtaCTGCTGGTGTCggtaaatcaattatttctaatgcTTTAATATCAGAATATGACATCAATTCCGTTACTATTTATAGTTcagatatatatagtaaatctCTAGGAgagacagaaaaaaaattgcaagataTTTTCATGGAAGCCAAAGCTAAAGCTCCAAGTATTATTTTGATAGAGGAAATTGATAGTTTATGTCCTAAACGAAGCACTTCAAGTACAGATCATGAAAGAAGAGTACTTTCACAATTGATTACACTTTTTGAtgatatacaaaatacaaataataatgtagTTATACTTGCTACAACttcaaaattagatttcgtagATAGTTCTCTTAGAAGACCTGGTAGAATAGACaaagaattcgaaatttatgtaCCTACTCCCAGTATGCGTgcggatatatttaaaaaaatgttatcaaaAATACCAAATACTTTATCTTTAgaagatatacaaaatattgcaTTTGTCACTCATGGTTTTGTTGGCGCCGACTTATATGGTTTATGTTCTCAAGCAATTTTAAATGTTGTAAAGCGTCAACCAAAAACAAATGTTGCTACTGATTTTTCGACTGATTTTTCGAAAGTAACTATATCAGATTTTAATCGTGCATTGACTGTTATAAAACCATCAGCTATGAAAGAAGTTTTAATAGAAGTACCAAATGTTCGATGGTCAGATATAGGAGgacaaaaagatttaaaattaaaattaaaacaagctATTGAATGGCCATTATGTCATCCTGAAGTATTTTTCAGAATGGGTATAACTCCACCTAAAGGTGTTTTGATGTTTGGACCACCAGGTTGTTCTAAAACAATGGTCGCAAAAGCTCTTGCAACAGAAagcaaagtaaattttttaaatataaag ggaccagaattattttcaaaatgggTTGGTGAATCTGAAAAAGCTGTAAGAGAAGTATTTCGAAAAGCAAGACAAGTTTCACCttccataatatttattgatgaaattgatGCATTAGGAGGAGAACGAAGTTCTTCCGTAACTACGGGAAGTAATGTACAAGAACGTGTTTTAGCACAATTATTAACAGAACTCGATGGGGTCACTGCATTGGGCAGTGTTACTTTAGTAGCAGCAACTAATCGAcctgataaaattgataaa gcACTTCTTCGACCAGGTCGTTTAGATAGGATAATATATGTGCCATTACCTGATTATGAAACAAgacaagaaatttttgatataaaattaagaaacatgCCAATCGCGGAAGATGTACACATTCAAGATCTAGTAGATCATACAGAAGGATATTCTGGAGCAGAAATCCAAGCAATTTGTCATGAAGCAGCTATCAAAGCACTTGAGGAAGATTTAAATGCTACTATAATTACTAAGGAACATTTTAAAGCAGCATTAACCATAATTACTCCTAGAACTCCAccatctttaataaatttatataatgattatataaataaaatatattga
- the LOC108002156 gene encoding ATPase family gene 2 protein homolog A isoform X3: MTSKVKESGRKSLSSWMTCEICQSILSQKDLTIHHTNCPPNFETWNHDFIYNNVLYSTVETYNSLEQPKNIHVRALDDMVFISQSALQLCEIAIGDSVLVTVGENKVVKTAWPTKDKSLTSVSITKHAIELNNLRGLVKIQKLDCLINGAKEFIICNVGKHTLPEVNIELNIILKNYNEQKIFAFKQLNFADQIHDIKFYKAFYNTKWTILNEEQNKKQEEYKKIIYKIQDIGGYDKVIEDIKDVLDIGLGKSRNLGDFYISKGILLYGTAGVGKSIISNALISEYDINSVTIYSSDIYSKSLGETEKKLQDIFMEAKAKAPSIILIEEIDSLCPKRSTSSTDHERRVLSQLITLFDDIQNTNNNVVILATTSKLDFVDSSLRRPGRIDKEFEIYVPTPSMRADIFKKMLSKIPNTLSLEDIQNIAFVTHGFVGADLYGLCSQAILNVVKRQPKTNVATDFSTDFSKVTISDFNRALTVIKPSAMKEVLIEVPNVRWSDIGGQKDLKLKLKQAIEWPLCHPEVFFRMGITPPKGVLMFGPPGCSKTMVAKALATESKVNFLNIKGPELFSKWVGESEKAVREVFRKARQVSPSIIFIDEIDALGGERSSSVTTGSNVQERVLAQLLTELDGVTALGSVTLVAATNRPDKIDKALLRPGRLDRIIYVPLPDYETRQEIFDIKLRNMPIAEDVHIQDLVDHTEGYSGAEIQAICHEAAIKALEEDLNATIITKEHFKAALTIITPRTPPSLINLYNDYINKIY; encoded by the exons atgacttcaaaagtaaaagaaagtgGGAGAAAAAGTCTTTCTTCTTGGATGACATGTGAAATATGTCAGAGTATTTTATCACAAAAAGATTTAACAATACATCACACTAATTGTCCACCTAATTTTGAAACCTGGAATcatgatttcatttataataatgtattatatagtaCTGTAGAAACATATAATTCATtag AACAGccaaaaaatatacatgtaagGGCGCTTGATGACATGGTATTTATATCACAATCTGCTTTGCAATTATGTGAAATTGCAATAGGAGATTCTGTCCTTGTAACTGTTGGAGAAAACAAAGTTGTTAAAACTGCATGGCCAACTAAAGATAAAAGTTTAACCAGTGTTTCAATAACAAAACAcg caatagaattaaataatcttcgaGGTTTAGTCAAGATCCAAAAATTAGATTGTCTTATTAATGGTGCTaaggaatttataatttgtaatgttGGAAAACACACATTGCCAGAAGTAAATATAGAACTTAacataatacttaaaaattataatgaacaaaaaatatttgct tttaaacaattgaattttgCTGATCAAATAcatgatatcaaattttataaagcattttataatacaaaatggacaattttaaatgaagaacaaaataagaaacaggaagaatacaagaaaattatatataaaatacaagacATTGGAGGATATGACAAAGTAATAGAAGATATCAAAGATGTTCTTGATATTGGTCTTGGTAAATCTCGAAATCTTGGTGATTTTTACATTAGTaaaggaatattattatatggtaCTGCTGGTGTCggtaaatcaattatttctaatgcTTTAATATCAGAATATGACATCAATTCCGTTACTATTTATAGTTcagatatatatagtaaatctCTAGGAgagacagaaaaaaaattgcaagataTTTTCATGGAAGCCAAAGCTAAAGCTCCAAGTATTATTTTGATAGAGGAAATTGATAGTTTATGTCCTAAACGAAGCACTTCAAGTACAGATCATGAAAGAAGAGTACTTTCACAATTGATTACACTTTTTGAtgatatacaaaatacaaataataatgtagTTATACTTGCTACAACttcaaaattagatttcgtagATAGTTCTCTTAGAAGACCTGGTAGAATAGACaaagaattcgaaatttatgtaCCTACTCCCAGTATGCGTgcggatatatttaaaaaaatgttatcaaaAATACCAAATACTTTATCTTTAgaagatatacaaaatattgcaTTTGTCACTCATGGTTTTGTTGGCGCCGACTTATATGGTTTATGTTCTCAAGCAATTTTAAATGTTGTAAAGCGTCAACCAAAAACAAATGTTGCTACTGATTTTTCGACTGATTTTTCGAAAGTAACTATATCAGATTTTAATCGTGCATTGACTGTTATAAAACCATCAGCTATGAAAGAAGTTTTAATAGAAGTACCAAATGTTCGATGGTCAGATATAGGAGgacaaaaagatttaaaattaaaattaaaacaagctATTGAATGGCCATTATGTCATCCTGAAGTATTTTTCAGAATGGGTATAACTCCACCTAAAGGTGTTTTGATGTTTGGACCACCAGGTTGTTCTAAAACAATGGTCGCAAAAGCTCTTGCAACAGAAagcaaagtaaattttttaaatataaag ggaccagaattattttcaaaatgggTTGGTGAATCTGAAAAAGCTGTAAGAGAAGTATTTCGAAAAGCAAGACAAGTTTCACCttccataatatttattgatgaaattgatGCATTAGGAGGAGAACGAAGTTCTTCCGTAACTACGGGAAGTAATGTACAAGAACGTGTTTTAGCACAATTATTAACAGAACTCGATGGGGTCACTGCATTGGGCAGTGTTACTTTAGTAGCAGCAACTAATCGAcctgataaaattgataaa gcACTTCTTCGACCAGGTCGTTTAGATAGGATAATATATGTGCCATTACCTGATTATGAAACAAgacaagaaatttttgatataaaattaagaaacatgCCAATCGCGGAAGATGTACACATTCAAGATCTAGTAGATCATACAGAAGGATATTCTGGAGCAGAAATCCAAGCAATTTGTCATGAAGCAGCTATCAAAGCACTTGAGGAAGATTTAAATGCTACTATAATTACTAAGGAACATTTTAAAGCAGCATTAACCATAATTACTCCTAGAACTCCAccatctttaataaatttatataatgattatataaataaaatatattga
- the LOC108002156 gene encoding ATPase family gene 2 protein homolog A isoform X2: MTSKVKESGRKSLSSWMTCEICQSILSQKDLTIHHTNCPPNFETWNHDFIYNNVLYSTVETYNSLEQPKNIHVRALDDMVFISQSALQLCEIAIGDSVLVTVGENKVVKTAWPTKDKSLTSVSITKHAIELNNLRGLVKIQKLDCLINGAKEFIICNVGKHTLPEVNIELNIILKNYNEQKIFAVGNKFSIPFYGKKLIYKIIKIISDNCGENINLPQQFKQLNFADQIHDIKFYKAFYNTKWTILNEEQNKKQEEYKKIIYKIQDIGGYDKVIEDIKDVLDIGLGKSRNLGDFYISKGILLYGTAGVGKSIISNALISEYDINSVTIYSSDIYSKSLGETEKKLQDIFMEAKAKAPSIILIEEIDSLCPKRSTSSTDHERRVLSQLITLFDDIQNTNNNVVILATTSKLDFVDSSLRRPGRIDKEFEIYVPTPSMRADIFKKMLSKIPNTLSLEDIQNIAFVTHGFVGADLYGLCSQAILNVVKRQPKTNVATDFSTDFSKVTISDFNRALTVIKPSAMKEVLIEVPNVRWSDIGGQKDLKLKLKQAIEWPLCHPEVFFRMGITPPKGVLMFGPPGCSKTMVAKALATESKGPELFSKWVGESEKAVREVFRKARQVSPSIIFIDEIDALGGERSSSVTTGSNVQERVLAQLLTELDGVTALGSVTLVAATNRPDKIDKALLRPGRLDRIIYVPLPDYETRQEIFDIKLRNMPIAEDVHIQDLVDHTEGYSGAEIQAICHEAAIKALEEDLNATIITKEHFKAALTIITPRTPPSLINLYNDYINKIY; this comes from the exons atgacttcaaaagtaaaagaaagtgGGAGAAAAAGTCTTTCTTCTTGGATGACATGTGAAATATGTCAGAGTATTTTATCACAAAAAGATTTAACAATACATCACACTAATTGTCCACCTAATTTTGAAACCTGGAATcatgatttcatttataataatgtattatatagtaCTGTAGAAACATATAATTCATtag AACAGccaaaaaatatacatgtaagGGCGCTTGATGACATGGTATTTATATCACAATCTGCTTTGCAATTATGTGAAATTGCAATAGGAGATTCTGTCCTTGTAACTGTTGGAGAAAACAAAGTTGTTAAAACTGCATGGCCAACTAAAGATAAAAGTTTAACCAGTGTTTCAATAACAAAACAcg caatagaattaaataatcttcgaGGTTTAGTCAAGATCCAAAAATTAGATTGTCTTATTAATGGTGCTaaggaatttataatttgtaatgttGGAAAACACACATTGCCAGAAGTAAATATAGAACTTAacataatacttaaaaattataatgaacaaaaaatatttgctgtAGGTAATAAATTCAGTATACCTTTTTAtggcaaaaaattaatttataagattatcaaaattatatcagaTAATTGtggagaaaatattaatttgcctCAACAGtttaaacaattgaattttgCTGATCAAATAcatgatatcaaattttataaagcattttataatacaaaatggacaattttaaatgaagaacaaaataagaaacaggaagaatacaagaaaattatatataaaatacaagacATTGGAGGATATGACAAAGTAATAGAAGATATCAAAGATGTTCTTGATATTGGTCTTGGTAAATCTCGAAATCTTGGTGATTTTTACATTAGTaaaggaatattattatatggtaCTGCTGGTGTCggtaaatcaattatttctaatgcTTTAATATCAGAATATGACATCAATTCCGTTACTATTTATAGTTcagatatatatagtaaatctCTAGGAgagacagaaaaaaaattgcaagataTTTTCATGGAAGCCAAAGCTAAAGCTCCAAGTATTATTTTGATAGAGGAAATTGATAGTTTATGTCCTAAACGAAGCACTTCAAGTACAGATCATGAAAGAAGAGTACTTTCACAATTGATTACACTTTTTGAtgatatacaaaatacaaataataatgtagTTATACTTGCTACAACttcaaaattagatttcgtagATAGTTCTCTTAGAAGACCTGGTAGAATAGACaaagaattcgaaatttatgtaCCTACTCCCAGTATGCGTgcggatatatttaaaaaaatgttatcaaaAATACCAAATACTTTATCTTTAgaagatatacaaaatattgcaTTTGTCACTCATGGTTTTGTTGGCGCCGACTTATATGGTTTATGTTCTCAAGCAATTTTAAATGTTGTAAAGCGTCAACCAAAAACAAATGTTGCTACTGATTTTTCGACTGATTTTTCGAAAGTAACTATATCAGATTTTAATCGTGCATTGACTGTTATAAAACCATCAGCTATGAAAGAAGTTTTAATAGAAGTACCAAATGTTCGATGGTCAGATATAGGAGgacaaaaagatttaaaattaaaattaaaacaagctATTGAATGGCCATTATGTCATCCTGAAGTATTTTTCAGAATGGGTATAACTCCACCTAAAGGTGTTTTGATGTTTGGACCACCAGGTTGTTCTAAAACAATGGTCGCAAAAGCTCTTGCAACAGAAagcaaa ggaccagaattattttcaaaatgggTTGGTGAATCTGAAAAAGCTGTAAGAGAAGTATTTCGAAAAGCAAGACAAGTTTCACCttccataatatttattgatgaaattgatGCATTAGGAGGAGAACGAAGTTCTTCCGTAACTACGGGAAGTAATGTACAAGAACGTGTTTTAGCACAATTATTAACAGAACTCGATGGGGTCACTGCATTGGGCAGTGTTACTTTAGTAGCAGCAACTAATCGAcctgataaaattgataaa gcACTTCTTCGACCAGGTCGTTTAGATAGGATAATATATGTGCCATTACCTGATTATGAAACAAgacaagaaatttttgatataaaattaagaaacatgCCAATCGCGGAAGATGTACACATTCAAGATCTAGTAGATCATACAGAAGGATATTCTGGAGCAGAAATCCAAGCAATTTGTCATGAAGCAGCTATCAAAGCACTTGAGGAAGATTTAAATGCTACTATAATTACTAAGGAACATTTTAAAGCAGCATTAACCATAATTACTCCTAGAACTCCAccatctttaataaatttatataatgattatataaataaaatatattga
- the LOC108002156 gene encoding ATPase family gene 2 protein homolog A isoform X4 translates to MVFISQSALQLCEIAIGDSVLVTVGENKVVKTAWPTKDKSLTSVSITKHAIELNNLRGLVKIQKLDCLINGAKEFIICNVGKHTLPEVNIELNIILKNYNEQKIFAVGNKFSIPFYGKKLIYKIIKIISDNCGENINLPQQFKQLNFADQIHDIKFYKAFYNTKWTILNEEQNKKQEEYKKIIYKIQDIGGYDKVIEDIKDVLDIGLGKSRNLGDFYISKGILLYGTAGVGKSIISNALISEYDINSVTIYSSDIYSKSLGETEKKLQDIFMEAKAKAPSIILIEEIDSLCPKRSTSSTDHERRVLSQLITLFDDIQNTNNNVVILATTSKLDFVDSSLRRPGRIDKEFEIYVPTPSMRADIFKKMLSKIPNTLSLEDIQNIAFVTHGFVGADLYGLCSQAILNVVKRQPKTNVATDFSTDFSKVTISDFNRALTVIKPSAMKEVLIEVPNVRWSDIGGQKDLKLKLKQAIEWPLCHPEVFFRMGITPPKGVLMFGPPGCSKTMVAKALATESKVNFLNIKGPELFSKWVGESEKAVREVFRKARQVSPSIIFIDEIDALGGERSSSVTTGSNVQERVLAQLLTELDGVTALGSVTLVAATNRPDKIDKALLRPGRLDRIIYVPLPDYETRQEIFDIKLRNMPIAEDVHIQDLVDHTEGYSGAEIQAICHEAAIKALEEDLNATIITKEHFKAALTIITPRTPPSLINLYNDYINKIY, encoded by the exons ATGGTATTTATATCACAATCTGCTTTGCAATTATGTGAAATTGCAATAGGAGATTCTGTCCTTGTAACTGTTGGAGAAAACAAAGTTGTTAAAACTGCATGGCCAACTAAAGATAAAAGTTTAACCAGTGTTTCAATAACAAAACAcg caatagaattaaataatcttcgaGGTTTAGTCAAGATCCAAAAATTAGATTGTCTTATTAATGGTGCTaaggaatttataatttgtaatgttGGAAAACACACATTGCCAGAAGTAAATATAGAACTTAacataatacttaaaaattataatgaacaaaaaatatttgctgtAGGTAATAAATTCAGTATACCTTTTTAtggcaaaaaattaatttataagattatcaaaattatatcagaTAATTGtggagaaaatattaatttgcctCAACAGtttaaacaattgaattttgCTGATCAAATAcatgatatcaaattttataaagcattttataatacaaaatggacaattttaaatgaagaacaaaataagaaacaggaagaatacaagaaaattatatataaaatacaagacATTGGAGGATATGACAAAGTAATAGAAGATATCAAAGATGTTCTTGATATTGGTCTTGGTAAATCTCGAAATCTTGGTGATTTTTACATTAGTaaaggaatattattatatggtaCTGCTGGTGTCggtaaatcaattatttctaatgcTTTAATATCAGAATATGACATCAATTCCGTTACTATTTATAGTTcagatatatatagtaaatctCTAGGAgagacagaaaaaaaattgcaagataTTTTCATGGAAGCCAAAGCTAAAGCTCCAAGTATTATTTTGATAGAGGAAATTGATAGTTTATGTCCTAAACGAAGCACTTCAAGTACAGATCATGAAAGAAGAGTACTTTCACAATTGATTACACTTTTTGAtgatatacaaaatacaaataataatgtagTTATACTTGCTACAACttcaaaattagatttcgtagATAGTTCTCTTAGAAGACCTGGTAGAATAGACaaagaattcgaaatttatgtaCCTACTCCCAGTATGCGTgcggatatatttaaaaaaatgttatcaaaAATACCAAATACTTTATCTTTAgaagatatacaaaatattgcaTTTGTCACTCATGGTTTTGTTGGCGCCGACTTATATGGTTTATGTTCTCAAGCAATTTTAAATGTTGTAAAGCGTCAACCAAAAACAAATGTTGCTACTGATTTTTCGACTGATTTTTCGAAAGTAACTATATCAGATTTTAATCGTGCATTGACTGTTATAAAACCATCAGCTATGAAAGAAGTTTTAATAGAAGTACCAAATGTTCGATGGTCAGATATAGGAGgacaaaaagatttaaaattaaaattaaaacaagctATTGAATGGCCATTATGTCATCCTGAAGTATTTTTCAGAATGGGTATAACTCCACCTAAAGGTGTTTTGATGTTTGGACCACCAGGTTGTTCTAAAACAATGGTCGCAAAAGCTCTTGCAACAGAAagcaaagtaaattttttaaatataaag ggaccagaattattttcaaaatgggTTGGTGAATCTGAAAAAGCTGTAAGAGAAGTATTTCGAAAAGCAAGACAAGTTTCACCttccataatatttattgatgaaattgatGCATTAGGAGGAGAACGAAGTTCTTCCGTAACTACGGGAAGTAATGTACAAGAACGTGTTTTAGCACAATTATTAACAGAACTCGATGGGGTCACTGCATTGGGCAGTGTTACTTTAGTAGCAGCAACTAATCGAcctgataaaattgataaa gcACTTCTTCGACCAGGTCGTTTAGATAGGATAATATATGTGCCATTACCTGATTATGAAACAAgacaagaaatttttgatataaaattaagaaacatgCCAATCGCGGAAGATGTACACATTCAAGATCTAGTAGATCATACAGAAGGATATTCTGGAGCAGAAATCCAAGCAATTTGTCATGAAGCAGCTATCAAAGCACTTGAGGAAGATTTAAATGCTACTATAATTACTAAGGAACATTTTAAAGCAGCATTAACCATAATTACTCCTAGAACTCCAccatctttaataaatttatataatgattatataaataaaatatattga
- the LOC108001751 gene encoding small proline-rich protein 2B-like gives MSVIVKCIRPYGKKELKQIIESCGCCPPMDPQCPPLCSTSCPPQPICTYTCPPIKLEPNNCCPSMPITSMPCPSEPPLLPCAPRSFVCPPCTGRPCITCAPLPKPVPAPFEVGPVYRAPVTTGGLFYMGTIRCYPCLSYAC, from the exons atgtcAGTAATCGTAAAATGTATACGACCTTATGGTAAAAAAGAGTTAAAACAGATAATTGAGAG ttgCGGTTGCTGCCCACCAATGGATCCACAATGTCCACCATTATGCTCTACATCGTGTCCACCTCAACCAATTTGTACCTATACATGCCCTCCAATCAAATTGGAACCAAATAATTGTTGCCCATCTATGCCAATCACCAGTATGCCATGTCCTTCTGAACCGCCACTTTTACCTTGCGCCCCACGCTCTTTCGTTTGTCCGCCCTGCACAGGTCGTCCATGTATTACTTGTGCACCTTTACCTAAACCAGTTCCTGCACCTTTTGAAGTCGGACCTGTTTATAGAGCACCAGTTACCACTGGTGGATTATTCTATATGGGAACAATTAGATGTTATCCTTGCTTATCATATGCTTGTTGA
- the LOC133666048 gene encoding uncharacterized protein LOC133666048 encodes MEYYNSKKICDLCPLFHFDRPSCTITTCNLPLLNIEKHRTNQPYHPKIESIKAVRFKQPVNSPQYCGEWTNLMYRPIIQGGFSYRGVYKLFPIDIPPNSPVLCRPTSIPPTDFRGITVYCRP; translated from the exons atggaatattataattccaaaaaaatatgCGATCTTTGtccattatttcattttgatagACCCAGTTGCACAATAACAACATGTAATTTGCCCttattaaacattgaaaaacatAGAACTAATCAACCATATCATCcaaaaatagaatcaattaAGGCTGTCAg ATTTAAACAACCTGTGAATTCGCCTCAATATTGTGGTGAATGGACAAATTTAATGTACCGCCCTATTATACAAGGAGGTTTTAGCTATCGGggagtatataaattatttcctatAGATATTCCACCAAATTCTCCTGTATTATGTCGACCTACTTCTATTCCACCTACCGATTTCCGAGGAATAACCGTATATTGTCGTCCATAA